The Osmia lignaria lignaria isolate PbOS001 chromosome 14, iyOsmLign1, whole genome shotgun sequence genome has a window encoding:
- the mew gene encoding multiple edematous wings isoform X1, whose amino-acid sequence MKNYQLTWFILNIYLVYTFNLEPRIPVIKKGLNGSYFGYSVAEHQEIPDDNTEKPKSWMLIGAPLDQNRQPSTNRSGALWQCPLTTFKTDCTQVITDGRLTEEGGLYDTSFESDNLVPPGNDEIKDNQWLGVTVRSQGIGGKVMVCAHRHVVKTADSQWGQGQCYILTQDLKYQDLKKPCSGKPTNKAHEQFGYCQAGTSGVLTSEDRVVIGTPGPHTWRGTLYLFTISDEFLTRDNTVYNAPMQDASPVSKYSYLGMSVTVGNFFGTGLAYAAGAPRSNGTGQVILLTRRDFKPDMDVAFILDGEQFASSFGYEITSADVNGDKVTDLIVAAPFYFSKVEGGAVYVYTSLQKTYKEGEKSKPVKLVGREESRFGFALTNLGDLNKDGYEDIAVGAPYEKKGTVYIYLGSKNGIITIPSQVIHADDMPEPLQTFGYSLSGGIDMDQNGYADLLVGAYENDAVALLRSKKIIDITTYIRYLKKDGTYQEKIEPIDPNKVGCPEDPNSNHTCFSFEACCKTESLVKEDDMQNLKLNYYIEAETYTGVKKFSRVWFGGGHSRLHYINRTVILDTTKLEHCQKETIYLKENTRDIQSPIKFRLNYSLIQEEPIMPAEGESLPDIKNYPILNQQEAARVFDATFQKDCGNNDICESDLQVQARLNLSASSVKPNFYELLLGEREEVVVDINVSNIGESAYEAQLFIVHSPSLNYIASKSNDSISCNLHNSSLIACSIGNPFKKDKLLNIQVRFDPKELEDNKSQLVFVIFANSTSKEIKEKEPVKLQATVVKRAELSIKGSAKIQWARYGGPVIGESAIKYLNEVGPKVSHVYQVFNEGPWRVSSLEVRISWPYEVANDKAHGKWLLYLEELPIIQGSGDSECILPPGHVVNPLKLQNSTNYDDLDGLQSTVSTPTLHNHTNHLRTKRDTEKVVNTRTIIDKDGHRHQVVSMNCKAGTAKCFDITCFIYNLQRKQEAMITVKARLWNSTLVEDYPKVDQVKISSNAKIVIPPNVVIQQENLKDDYAVAETIVHPDLLDHQDVEPVPIWVIIVAVVAGLILFILLTLVLRKLGFFKRRRPDPTLSGNLEKHKDDNPESEALFKR is encoded by the exons atgaaaaactatCAGTTAACTtggtttattttaaatatatacttGGTATATACTTTTAATTTGGAACCAAGAATACCTGTTATTAAAAAAGGATTAAATGGTTCTTATTTCGGCTATTCTGTAGCTGAACATCAAGAAATTCCTGATGATAACACAGAAAAACCAAAAAGTTG GATGTTAATTGGTGCTCCTTTAGACCAAAATAGACAACCATCAACTAATAGGTCTGGTGCATTATGGCAATGCCCTTTGACAACATTTAAAACAGATTGTACTCAAGTGATCACAGATGGACGACTAA CAGAAGAAGGGGGTCTGTATGATACAA gTTTTGAATCTGATAATTTAGTACCACCTGGTAATGATGAAATCAAAGATAATCAATGGCTAGGAGTAACAGTACGCAGTCAAGGCATTGGTGGCAAAGTAATG GTTTGTGCACACAGACATGTTGTAAAAACAGCAGATTCACAATGGGGACAAGGGCAATGTTACATATTAACACAAGACTTAAAATATCAAGATTTAAAAAAACCTTGTTCTGGAAAACCTACAAACAA aGCTCATGAGCAATTTGGATATTGTCAAGCTGGAACTAGTGGTGTACTTACTTCAGAAGATCGTGTAGTTATTGGTACTCCAGGTCCACATACTTGGAGAGGAACTCTATACCTTTTTACAATTTCAGACGAATTTTTAACTAGAGATAATACTGTTTATAATGCTCCAATGCAGGATGCTTCCCCTGTCAGTAAATACAGCTATTTAG GAATGTCAGTTACGGTCGGAAATTTCTTTGGAACTGGATTAGCTTATGCTGCTGGAGCACCCCGTTCAAATGGTACAGGTCAAGTTATATTGCTTACAAGACGTGACTTTAAACCAGATATGGATGTTGCTTTTATTTTGGATGGTGAACAATTTGCCTCAAGCTTTGGATATGAAATTACTTCAGCAGATGTTAATGGAGACAA AGTTACTGATCTTATTGTAGCAGCACCATTTTACTTTAGTAAGGTAGAAGGGGGTgccgtatatgtatatacatcatTACAAAAAACTTACAAGGAGGGTGAAAAAAGTAAACCTGTAAAACTGGTCGGGCGTGAAGaatcaag ATTTGGGTTTGCATTGACAAATTTAGGAGATTTAAATAAAGATGGATATGAAGATATTGCTGTTGGTGCACCTTATGAAAAGAAAGGAACTGTGTACATATACCTTGGCTCAAAGAATGGAATAATTACAATTCCATCACAGGTAATTCATGCAGATGACATGCCAGAACCACTACAAACATTTGGTTATTCATTGAGTGGTGGAATTGATATGGATCAAAATGGATATGCTGATTTACTAGTAGGTGCTTATGAAAACGATGCTGTAGCACTTCTTCGATCGAAAAAAATCATTGACATAACTACTTACATTCGCTATTTGAAAAAAGATGGTACATATCAAGAAAAAATAGAACCTATTGATCCGAACAAAGTAGGTTGCCCAGAAGACCCAAATTCAAATCATACATG TTTTTCATTTGAAGCCTGTTGTAAAACAGAATCTCTTGTAAAGGAAGACGACatgcaaaatttaaaattgaattattatattgAAGCTGAAACATATACTGGAGTTAAGAAATTCTCTAGAGTTTGGTTTGGAGGTGGACATTCGCGTTTACATTATATAAATCGTACTGTTATATTAGATACGACGAAATTGGAACATTGTCAGAAagaaacaatttatttgaag GAAAATACACGTGATATTCAATCACCTATTAAATTTCGCttaaattattcattgataCAAGAAGAACCAATTATGCCTGCTGAAGGAGAATCTTTACCAGACATAAAAAATTATCCTATATTAAACCAACAAGAAGCTGCTCGTGTATTTGATGCAACCTTTCAAAAAGattgtggtaataatgatatttgtgAAAGTGATTTACAAGTACAAGCTCGGCTAAATTTATCAG CTTCTTCCGTGAAACCAAATTTTTACGAACTCCTCTTGGGTGAAAGAGAAGAAGTTGTAGTGGATATAAATGTGTCTAATATTGGAGAATCTGCATACGAAGCACAATTATTTATTGTACATTCTCCAAGCTTAAACTATATTGCTAGCAAGAGTAATGATTCTATAAGTTGCAATTTACATAATAGTAGCTTAATAGCATGTTCTATTGGAAACCCATTTAAgaaagataaattattaaatatacaagtaAGATTTGATCCTAAAGAATTAGAAGATAATAAATCACAACTGGTATTtgtaatatttgcaaattcgacttcaaaagaaataaaagaaaaagaacctgTAAAATTACAAGCAACCGTAGTGAAGCGAGCAGAATTATCAATTAAAGg gaGCGCGAAAATTCAGTGGGCCCGTTATGGTGGACCAGTTATAGGAGAATCTGCTATAAAATACTTAAATGAAGTAGGACCTAAAGTTTCTCATGTTTATCAAGTATTTAATGAAGGCCCGTGGCGAGTAAGCAGCTTGGAAGTACGTATTTCATGGCCTTATGAAGTTGCAAATGATAAAGCCCATGGTAAATGGCTTTTGTACTTAGAAGAACTACCGATTATACAAG GTTCAGGCGATAGTGAATGTATACTACCACCAGGACATGTGGTTAATCCATTGAAGTTACAGAACAGTACTAATTATGACGATCTTGATGGTTTGCAATCTACGGTATCTACTCCTACATTACACAATCATACTAATCACTTAAGAACTAAACGTGATACAGAAAAAGTTGTTAATACGCGAACTATTATTGATAAAGATGGTCACAGGCATCAAGTGGTTTCAATG AACTGTAAAGCAGGAACTGCAAAATGTTTTGATATAACATGCTTTATATACAACTTACAAAGAAAACAAGAAGCAATGATAACTGTTAAAGCAAG aTTATGGAATTCTACTCTTGTGGAAGATTATCCAAAGGTAGATCAAGTAAAAATAAGTTCCAATGCAAAAATAGTTATTCCGCCTAATGTTGTGATACaacaagaaaatttaaaagatgATTATGCAGTT GCTGAAACAATTGTACATCCAGATCTTCTTGATCACCAAGATGTTGAACCAGTGCCAATTTGGGTAATCATAGTGGCTGTAGTAGCAGGTTTGAtactatttattttacttaCTCTGGTTCTCCGAAAACTGGGATTCTTTAAAAGAAGACGACCAGATCCCACATTATCAGGGAATCTCGAAAAACATAAAGATGATAATCCCGAAAGTGAAGCATTATTCAAACGTTAA
- the mew gene encoding multiple edematous wings isoform X2: MKNYQLTWFILNIYLVYTFNLEPRIPVIKKGLNGSYFGYSVAEHQEIPDDNTEKPKSWMLIGAPLDQNRQPSTNRSGALWQCPLTTFKTDCTQVITDGRLKEGGLYDTSFESDNLVPPGNDEIKDNQWLGVTVRSQGIGGKVMVCAHRHVVKTADSQWGQGQCYILTQDLKYQDLKKPCSGKPTNKAHEQFGYCQAGTSGVLTSEDRVVIGTPGPHTWRGTLYLFTISDEFLTRDNTVYNAPMQDASPVSKYSYLGMSVTVGNFFGTGLAYAAGAPRSNGTGQVILLTRRDFKPDMDVAFILDGEQFASSFGYEITSADVNGDKVTDLIVAAPFYFSKVEGGAVYVYTSLQKTYKEGEKSKPVKLVGREESRFGFALTNLGDLNKDGYEDIAVGAPYEKKGTVYIYLGSKNGIITIPSQVIHADDMPEPLQTFGYSLSGGIDMDQNGYADLLVGAYENDAVALLRSKKIIDITTYIRYLKKDGTYQEKIEPIDPNKVGCPEDPNSNHTCFSFEACCKTESLVKEDDMQNLKLNYYIEAETYTGVKKFSRVWFGGGHSRLHYINRTVILDTTKLEHCQKETIYLKENTRDIQSPIKFRLNYSLIQEEPIMPAEGESLPDIKNYPILNQQEAARVFDATFQKDCGNNDICESDLQVQARLNLSASSVKPNFYELLLGEREEVVVDINVSNIGESAYEAQLFIVHSPSLNYIASKSNDSISCNLHNSSLIACSIGNPFKKDKLLNIQVRFDPKELEDNKSQLVFVIFANSTSKEIKEKEPVKLQATVVKRAELSIKGSAKIQWARYGGPVIGESAIKYLNEVGPKVSHVYQVFNEGPWRVSSLEVRISWPYEVANDKAHGKWLLYLEELPIIQGSGDSECILPPGHVVNPLKLQNSTNYDDLDGLQSTVSTPTLHNHTNHLRTKRDTEKVVNTRTIIDKDGHRHQVVSMNCKAGTAKCFDITCFIYNLQRKQEAMITVKARLWNSTLVEDYPKVDQVKISSNAKIVIPPNVVIQQENLKDDYAVAETIVHPDLLDHQDVEPVPIWVIIVAVVAGLILFILLTLVLRKLGFFKRRRPDPTLSGNLEKHKDDNPESEALFKR; encoded by the exons atgaaaaactatCAGTTAACTtggtttattttaaatatatacttGGTATATACTTTTAATTTGGAACCAAGAATACCTGTTATTAAAAAAGGATTAAATGGTTCTTATTTCGGCTATTCTGTAGCTGAACATCAAGAAATTCCTGATGATAACACAGAAAAACCAAAAAGTTG GATGTTAATTGGTGCTCCTTTAGACCAAAATAGACAACCATCAACTAATAGGTCTGGTGCATTATGGCAATGCCCTTTGACAACATTTAAAACAGATTGTACTCAAGTGATCACAGATGGACGACTAA AAGAAGGGGGTCTGTATGATACAA gTTTTGAATCTGATAATTTAGTACCACCTGGTAATGATGAAATCAAAGATAATCAATGGCTAGGAGTAACAGTACGCAGTCAAGGCATTGGTGGCAAAGTAATG GTTTGTGCACACAGACATGTTGTAAAAACAGCAGATTCACAATGGGGACAAGGGCAATGTTACATATTAACACAAGACTTAAAATATCAAGATTTAAAAAAACCTTGTTCTGGAAAACCTACAAACAA aGCTCATGAGCAATTTGGATATTGTCAAGCTGGAACTAGTGGTGTACTTACTTCAGAAGATCGTGTAGTTATTGGTACTCCAGGTCCACATACTTGGAGAGGAACTCTATACCTTTTTACAATTTCAGACGAATTTTTAACTAGAGATAATACTGTTTATAATGCTCCAATGCAGGATGCTTCCCCTGTCAGTAAATACAGCTATTTAG GAATGTCAGTTACGGTCGGAAATTTCTTTGGAACTGGATTAGCTTATGCTGCTGGAGCACCCCGTTCAAATGGTACAGGTCAAGTTATATTGCTTACAAGACGTGACTTTAAACCAGATATGGATGTTGCTTTTATTTTGGATGGTGAACAATTTGCCTCAAGCTTTGGATATGAAATTACTTCAGCAGATGTTAATGGAGACAA AGTTACTGATCTTATTGTAGCAGCACCATTTTACTTTAGTAAGGTAGAAGGGGGTgccgtatatgtatatacatcatTACAAAAAACTTACAAGGAGGGTGAAAAAAGTAAACCTGTAAAACTGGTCGGGCGTGAAGaatcaag ATTTGGGTTTGCATTGACAAATTTAGGAGATTTAAATAAAGATGGATATGAAGATATTGCTGTTGGTGCACCTTATGAAAAGAAAGGAACTGTGTACATATACCTTGGCTCAAAGAATGGAATAATTACAATTCCATCACAGGTAATTCATGCAGATGACATGCCAGAACCACTACAAACATTTGGTTATTCATTGAGTGGTGGAATTGATATGGATCAAAATGGATATGCTGATTTACTAGTAGGTGCTTATGAAAACGATGCTGTAGCACTTCTTCGATCGAAAAAAATCATTGACATAACTACTTACATTCGCTATTTGAAAAAAGATGGTACATATCAAGAAAAAATAGAACCTATTGATCCGAACAAAGTAGGTTGCCCAGAAGACCCAAATTCAAATCATACATG TTTTTCATTTGAAGCCTGTTGTAAAACAGAATCTCTTGTAAAGGAAGACGACatgcaaaatttaaaattgaattattatattgAAGCTGAAACATATACTGGAGTTAAGAAATTCTCTAGAGTTTGGTTTGGAGGTGGACATTCGCGTTTACATTATATAAATCGTACTGTTATATTAGATACGACGAAATTGGAACATTGTCAGAAagaaacaatttatttgaag GAAAATACACGTGATATTCAATCACCTATTAAATTTCGCttaaattattcattgataCAAGAAGAACCAATTATGCCTGCTGAAGGAGAATCTTTACCAGACATAAAAAATTATCCTATATTAAACCAACAAGAAGCTGCTCGTGTATTTGATGCAACCTTTCAAAAAGattgtggtaataatgatatttgtgAAAGTGATTTACAAGTACAAGCTCGGCTAAATTTATCAG CTTCTTCCGTGAAACCAAATTTTTACGAACTCCTCTTGGGTGAAAGAGAAGAAGTTGTAGTGGATATAAATGTGTCTAATATTGGAGAATCTGCATACGAAGCACAATTATTTATTGTACATTCTCCAAGCTTAAACTATATTGCTAGCAAGAGTAATGATTCTATAAGTTGCAATTTACATAATAGTAGCTTAATAGCATGTTCTATTGGAAACCCATTTAAgaaagataaattattaaatatacaagtaAGATTTGATCCTAAAGAATTAGAAGATAATAAATCACAACTGGTATTtgtaatatttgcaaattcgacttcaaaagaaataaaagaaaaagaacctgTAAAATTACAAGCAACCGTAGTGAAGCGAGCAGAATTATCAATTAAAGg gaGCGCGAAAATTCAGTGGGCCCGTTATGGTGGACCAGTTATAGGAGAATCTGCTATAAAATACTTAAATGAAGTAGGACCTAAAGTTTCTCATGTTTATCAAGTATTTAATGAAGGCCCGTGGCGAGTAAGCAGCTTGGAAGTACGTATTTCATGGCCTTATGAAGTTGCAAATGATAAAGCCCATGGTAAATGGCTTTTGTACTTAGAAGAACTACCGATTATACAAG GTTCAGGCGATAGTGAATGTATACTACCACCAGGACATGTGGTTAATCCATTGAAGTTACAGAACAGTACTAATTATGACGATCTTGATGGTTTGCAATCTACGGTATCTACTCCTACATTACACAATCATACTAATCACTTAAGAACTAAACGTGATACAGAAAAAGTTGTTAATACGCGAACTATTATTGATAAAGATGGTCACAGGCATCAAGTGGTTTCAATG AACTGTAAAGCAGGAACTGCAAAATGTTTTGATATAACATGCTTTATATACAACTTACAAAGAAAACAAGAAGCAATGATAACTGTTAAAGCAAG aTTATGGAATTCTACTCTTGTGGAAGATTATCCAAAGGTAGATCAAGTAAAAATAAGTTCCAATGCAAAAATAGTTATTCCGCCTAATGTTGTGATACaacaagaaaatttaaaagatgATTATGCAGTT GCTGAAACAATTGTACATCCAGATCTTCTTGATCACCAAGATGTTGAACCAGTGCCAATTTGGGTAATCATAGTGGCTGTAGTAGCAGGTTTGAtactatttattttacttaCTCTGGTTCTCCGAAAACTGGGATTCTTTAAAAGAAGACGACCAGATCCCACATTATCAGGGAATCTCGAAAAACATAAAGATGATAATCCCGAAAGTGAAGCATTATTCAAACGTTAA
- the mew gene encoding multiple edematous wings isoform X3: MKNYQLTWFILNIYLVYTFNLEPRIPVIKKGLNGSYFGYSVAEHQEIPDDNTEKPKSWMLIGAPLDQNRQPSTNRSGALWQCPLTTFKTDCTQVITDGRLSFESDNLVPPGNDEIKDNQWLGVTVRSQGIGGKVMVCAHRHVVKTADSQWGQGQCYILTQDLKYQDLKKPCSGKPTNKAHEQFGYCQAGTSGVLTSEDRVVIGTPGPHTWRGTLYLFTISDEFLTRDNTVYNAPMQDASPVSKYSYLGMSVTVGNFFGTGLAYAAGAPRSNGTGQVILLTRRDFKPDMDVAFILDGEQFASSFGYEITSADVNGDKVTDLIVAAPFYFSKVEGGAVYVYTSLQKTYKEGEKSKPVKLVGREESRFGFALTNLGDLNKDGYEDIAVGAPYEKKGTVYIYLGSKNGIITIPSQVIHADDMPEPLQTFGYSLSGGIDMDQNGYADLLVGAYENDAVALLRSKKIIDITTYIRYLKKDGTYQEKIEPIDPNKVGCPEDPNSNHTCFSFEACCKTESLVKEDDMQNLKLNYYIEAETYTGVKKFSRVWFGGGHSRLHYINRTVILDTTKLEHCQKETIYLKENTRDIQSPIKFRLNYSLIQEEPIMPAEGESLPDIKNYPILNQQEAARVFDATFQKDCGNNDICESDLQVQARLNLSASSVKPNFYELLLGEREEVVVDINVSNIGESAYEAQLFIVHSPSLNYIASKSNDSISCNLHNSSLIACSIGNPFKKDKLLNIQVRFDPKELEDNKSQLVFVIFANSTSKEIKEKEPVKLQATVVKRAELSIKGSAKIQWARYGGPVIGESAIKYLNEVGPKVSHVYQVFNEGPWRVSSLEVRISWPYEVANDKAHGKWLLYLEELPIIQGSGDSECILPPGHVVNPLKLQNSTNYDDLDGLQSTVSTPTLHNHTNHLRTKRDTEKVVNTRTIIDKDGHRHQVVSMNCKAGTAKCFDITCFIYNLQRKQEAMITVKARLWNSTLVEDYPKVDQVKISSNAKIVIPPNVVIQQENLKDDYAVAETIVHPDLLDHQDVEPVPIWVIIVAVVAGLILFILLTLVLRKLGFFKRRRPDPTLSGNLEKHKDDNPESEALFKR, encoded by the exons atgaaaaactatCAGTTAACTtggtttattttaaatatatacttGGTATATACTTTTAATTTGGAACCAAGAATACCTGTTATTAAAAAAGGATTAAATGGTTCTTATTTCGGCTATTCTGTAGCTGAACATCAAGAAATTCCTGATGATAACACAGAAAAACCAAAAAGTTG GATGTTAATTGGTGCTCCTTTAGACCAAAATAGACAACCATCAACTAATAGGTCTGGTGCATTATGGCAATGCCCTTTGACAACATTTAAAACAGATTGTACTCAAGTGATCACAGATGGACGACTAA gTTTTGAATCTGATAATTTAGTACCACCTGGTAATGATGAAATCAAAGATAATCAATGGCTAGGAGTAACAGTACGCAGTCAAGGCATTGGTGGCAAAGTAATG GTTTGTGCACACAGACATGTTGTAAAAACAGCAGATTCACAATGGGGACAAGGGCAATGTTACATATTAACACAAGACTTAAAATATCAAGATTTAAAAAAACCTTGTTCTGGAAAACCTACAAACAA aGCTCATGAGCAATTTGGATATTGTCAAGCTGGAACTAGTGGTGTACTTACTTCAGAAGATCGTGTAGTTATTGGTACTCCAGGTCCACATACTTGGAGAGGAACTCTATACCTTTTTACAATTTCAGACGAATTTTTAACTAGAGATAATACTGTTTATAATGCTCCAATGCAGGATGCTTCCCCTGTCAGTAAATACAGCTATTTAG GAATGTCAGTTACGGTCGGAAATTTCTTTGGAACTGGATTAGCTTATGCTGCTGGAGCACCCCGTTCAAATGGTACAGGTCAAGTTATATTGCTTACAAGACGTGACTTTAAACCAGATATGGATGTTGCTTTTATTTTGGATGGTGAACAATTTGCCTCAAGCTTTGGATATGAAATTACTTCAGCAGATGTTAATGGAGACAA AGTTACTGATCTTATTGTAGCAGCACCATTTTACTTTAGTAAGGTAGAAGGGGGTgccgtatatgtatatacatcatTACAAAAAACTTACAAGGAGGGTGAAAAAAGTAAACCTGTAAAACTGGTCGGGCGTGAAGaatcaag ATTTGGGTTTGCATTGACAAATTTAGGAGATTTAAATAAAGATGGATATGAAGATATTGCTGTTGGTGCACCTTATGAAAAGAAAGGAACTGTGTACATATACCTTGGCTCAAAGAATGGAATAATTACAATTCCATCACAGGTAATTCATGCAGATGACATGCCAGAACCACTACAAACATTTGGTTATTCATTGAGTGGTGGAATTGATATGGATCAAAATGGATATGCTGATTTACTAGTAGGTGCTTATGAAAACGATGCTGTAGCACTTCTTCGATCGAAAAAAATCATTGACATAACTACTTACATTCGCTATTTGAAAAAAGATGGTACATATCAAGAAAAAATAGAACCTATTGATCCGAACAAAGTAGGTTGCCCAGAAGACCCAAATTCAAATCATACATG TTTTTCATTTGAAGCCTGTTGTAAAACAGAATCTCTTGTAAAGGAAGACGACatgcaaaatttaaaattgaattattatattgAAGCTGAAACATATACTGGAGTTAAGAAATTCTCTAGAGTTTGGTTTGGAGGTGGACATTCGCGTTTACATTATATAAATCGTACTGTTATATTAGATACGACGAAATTGGAACATTGTCAGAAagaaacaatttatttgaag GAAAATACACGTGATATTCAATCACCTATTAAATTTCGCttaaattattcattgataCAAGAAGAACCAATTATGCCTGCTGAAGGAGAATCTTTACCAGACATAAAAAATTATCCTATATTAAACCAACAAGAAGCTGCTCGTGTATTTGATGCAACCTTTCAAAAAGattgtggtaataatgatatttgtgAAAGTGATTTACAAGTACAAGCTCGGCTAAATTTATCAG CTTCTTCCGTGAAACCAAATTTTTACGAACTCCTCTTGGGTGAAAGAGAAGAAGTTGTAGTGGATATAAATGTGTCTAATATTGGAGAATCTGCATACGAAGCACAATTATTTATTGTACATTCTCCAAGCTTAAACTATATTGCTAGCAAGAGTAATGATTCTATAAGTTGCAATTTACATAATAGTAGCTTAATAGCATGTTCTATTGGAAACCCATTTAAgaaagataaattattaaatatacaagtaAGATTTGATCCTAAAGAATTAGAAGATAATAAATCACAACTGGTATTtgtaatatttgcaaattcgacttcaaaagaaataaaagaaaaagaacctgTAAAATTACAAGCAACCGTAGTGAAGCGAGCAGAATTATCAATTAAAGg gaGCGCGAAAATTCAGTGGGCCCGTTATGGTGGACCAGTTATAGGAGAATCTGCTATAAAATACTTAAATGAAGTAGGACCTAAAGTTTCTCATGTTTATCAAGTATTTAATGAAGGCCCGTGGCGAGTAAGCAGCTTGGAAGTACGTATTTCATGGCCTTATGAAGTTGCAAATGATAAAGCCCATGGTAAATGGCTTTTGTACTTAGAAGAACTACCGATTATACAAG GTTCAGGCGATAGTGAATGTATACTACCACCAGGACATGTGGTTAATCCATTGAAGTTACAGAACAGTACTAATTATGACGATCTTGATGGTTTGCAATCTACGGTATCTACTCCTACATTACACAATCATACTAATCACTTAAGAACTAAACGTGATACAGAAAAAGTTGTTAATACGCGAACTATTATTGATAAAGATGGTCACAGGCATCAAGTGGTTTCAATG AACTGTAAAGCAGGAACTGCAAAATGTTTTGATATAACATGCTTTATATACAACTTACAAAGAAAACAAGAAGCAATGATAACTGTTAAAGCAAG aTTATGGAATTCTACTCTTGTGGAAGATTATCCAAAGGTAGATCAAGTAAAAATAAGTTCCAATGCAAAAATAGTTATTCCGCCTAATGTTGTGATACaacaagaaaatttaaaagatgATTATGCAGTT GCTGAAACAATTGTACATCCAGATCTTCTTGATCACCAAGATGTTGAACCAGTGCCAATTTGGGTAATCATAGTGGCTGTAGTAGCAGGTTTGAtactatttattttacttaCTCTGGTTCTCCGAAAACTGGGATTCTTTAAAAGAAGACGACCAGATCCCACATTATCAGGGAATCTCGAAAAACATAAAGATGATAATCCCGAAAGTGAAGCATTATTCAAACGTTAA
- the PGAP3 gene encoding per1-like protein PGAP3: MHSMWQYKKSLLEWKWLCILVFQMFLIANTSGSIGDRSQFYNLCFAKCYDSNCDTDENFKVKPSLSLRLLLWSCKENCSYSCTWDTVDYFTSHGLKVPQFHGKWPFIRFFGCQEPASVIFSILNFYIHITMYWKFKRKVRSTYPMFYIWSYFSWICIHGWFWSAIFHARDTSFTEVMDYSCAFIMVLTLLYCMLLRMTYKNNKLFAVITCAYLSTLYTHLSHLWSGYINYDYNMKFNVVVGFLTFVATMVWWRRNRKRLSYIYLIGWFNILTVLVTILEVADFAPIFWIFDAHSLWHASTVPLAILLYRFMIADCSHLNTHYSKLTLDIDHHIH, from the exons ATGCACAGTATGTGGCAGTATAAGAAAAGTTTGTTAGAATGGAAATGGCTCTGCATTTTAGTATTTCAAATGTTTTTAATTGCAAATACAAGTGGCTCAATAGGTGACAGATCTCAATTTTACAATTTGTGctttgcaaaatgttatgacAGCAACTGTGATACTG aTGAAAACTTTAAAGTAAAACCTTCCTTATCATTAAGATTACTACTGTGGTCTTGTAAAGAAAACTGCAGTTACAGCTGTACTTGGGATACAGTTGATTATTTTACTTCTCATGGTTTAAAAGTTCCTCAGTTTCATGGGAAG TGGCCATTTATTCGCTTTTTTGGATGTCAAGAACCTGCATCtgttatattttctatattaaacttttatatacatatcacTATGTATtggaaatttaaaagaaaagttaGATCTACTTATCCTATGTTTTATATATGGTCCTATTTTAGCTgg ATATGCATACATGGCTGGTTTTGGTCAGCTATTTTTCATGCAAGAGATACTTCATTCACAGAAGTAATGGATTATTCTTGTGCATTTATTATGGTTCTTACATTACTGTACTGTATGTTGTTGAG aatgacatataaaaataataagctATTTGCTGTGATTACATGTGCATACCTTAGTACTTTATATACACACTTATCTCACCTATGGTCTGGCTAcattaattatgattataatatgaaatttaatgtAGTTGTAG gaTTTTTAACATTTGTTGCAACAATGGTGTGGTGGCGTCGTAATCGTAAAAGATTGTCATATATTTACTTAATTGGATGGTTCAATATATTAACTGTTCTTGTTACTATATTGGAAGTAGCAGATTTTGCACCCATTTTTTGGATATTTGATGCTCATTCCTTGTGGCATGCTAGTACAGTTCCACTTGCAATTTTGTTATATAG ATTTATGATAGCAGATTGTTCTCATTTGAATACACACTATAGTAAATTGACATTAGATATTGATCATCACATTCATTAG